Below is a window of Acidobacteriota bacterium DNA.
GCGGGCTCTATTTGTTTCTGACCTCTCGCACCTGACGATCATTCCGGGAGCAGGCGAGCAGCGGCAAACGTGTGCTTGTTGCTTTCCCAATAAAGCATCTCAATCGAGCGCTCATAAATCTCCCAGGCACAAGCATCGTGCTCGAGCGTGTCGACCTGGACCTCACACCGTTGCACCCTTAGCGCGAAGCACACCTCTTCGTTATGCGTAACTCCCGGCGCATACTTTCCGCGCCACTGAGGAGCGATCTCAAAAGTATTGATCACACCAAGATCAATCAATTCGTCTGCGCGGATGCAAATTCCGGTTTCTTCGCGCACCTCCCTCACCGCAGCCTGCCAGTGAGTCTCCCCTTCTTCGAGAGACCCAGTGACCGGCTGCCAGAACCCGCCGTGACTCACAACGCGCTTCAGCAAGAGATACTGCCGCCCGCTGGGCGCGTCAGCGAAGATCACAACTTGAACGGACCGGGGCTGCTTGTACTTCACAACCGAATTTAATCAAAGTGCGTATCGCTCGCACAATCGCAATCGAGGCGAGCACAAAGCATTCTCACGAAGGTGGAAGAGACCTCATCTTCATATTGATCGGGATGAATGGGAGAGAGCAGTAGGCAGAGACTAACTGCCTACTGCTGAGATCTTCGCGCGGTCGAGAGGCGGTGAAATCTGTTGGATTGATCGGCGACCGATATCCAGACTGCTTGCGCCCGTCAAGCAGGCTTTGTTAGACAGAAGTCCCTCACGCCTGATCCGATCTCAGGCTGCCGCCTGCCGGGGTTTATCGACGAAGCTACTTCTTGGGACCGATCACTGAATCCTTAGCAGCCTTTGCGACACGGAATCTG
It encodes the following:
- the nudB gene encoding dihydroneopterin triphosphate diphosphatase, with protein sequence MKYKQPRSVQVVIFADAPSGRQYLLLKRVVSHGGFWQPVTGSLEEGETHWQAAVREVREETGICIRADELIDLGVINTFEIAPQWRGKYAPGVTHNEEVCFALRVQRCEVQVDTLEHDACAWEIYERSIEMLYWESNKHTFAAARLLPE